Within the Deltaproteobacteria bacterium genome, the region GCGGATCGAGGAGGAACTCGGCGCGCGGGCGCGCTGGATCGGCCTGAACGCGTTTCCGCGATAAATCTCGTTTATCAAATTGAAAAAGGACGCCGGTTCGCCGGCGTCCTTTTCGCGTCTGGTTGATCGTCAGATGGCGGCGAGCGCTTCGTCGAGATCCGCGATGAGATCCTCTTTCGCCTCGATACCGATGGACAGCCGGATGTTCGCGGGCGTGATTCCCGCCGCTTTTCGGGCCGCCGCCGTCATCGATGCGTGGCTCATGGTCGCGGGGATCTCGACGAGCGAATGCACACCGCCGAGCGATTCGGCGAGGGTGAAGAGCTTCGTGCGCCGCACGAACGAATCGGCCGCCTTTGCGCCGCCCGCGATGTCGAACGACATCATGCCGCCCGGTCCCGCCATCTGCCGTCGCCCGAGATCGTATTGGGGATGATCCTCGAGCCCCGGATAGTAAACGTGCTTCACCTTGCGATGGTTTGCGAGAAAATCCGCCACGGCCTGAGCATTTTCCTGATGGGCCGCCATGCGCAGCGGCAGCGTCTTGATCCCGCGCAGCACAAGGTAGGCGTCGAACGGCGAGCACGCGGTGCCGAGCGCGTTGGTGAGATAGGCGATCTCTTCGCCGCGTTTCGCGTCGCGCGTGATGATTGCGCCGCCCACGACGTCGCTGTGACCGTTCAGGTACTTCGTCGTCGAGTGCACGACGACGTCCACGCCCAGGTCGAGCGGGCGCTGGAGCACCGGCGTGCAGAACGTGTTGTCGGCGATGGTGACGAGCTTCTTCTTCCGCGCGATTTCCACCACCGCCGCGATATCGACGATGTTGAGCAGAGGATTGCTCGGCGACTCGATCCAGATGCCGCGGGTGGAGGGCCGAATCGCGTCACGGACGTTTTTCGGATCACGCATGTCGACGAAGCTGACGTCGATGCCGTGCCGATTCGCAACCGACGAGAGTAGACGAAACGTTCCGCCGTAGATGTCGTGACCGGCGATGAGATGGTCGCCGGCGCGGAACATGAACAGCACCGTCGTGATCGCCGACATGCCGGTGCACGTCGCGCGAGCGAGCGCACCGCCCTCGATGGCGGCGAGATTTTCCTCGAGCGCGGTGCGTGTGGGGTTGCCCGAACGGGTGTAGTCATACCCGGTCGTCTTGCCCGGCTCGACGAAGGCGAAGGTGGACGTGGGGTAGATCGGCGTGGCGACCGAACCCCAAGCGGGGTCCTTCTTCGCGCCGGTGTGCACGCACGTCGTGCTGAACCGATAGCTCTTGGGTTTCGACATCGTCGAATCTCCAATTCAGGAAGTGTCGAAAAGCCGCGTCTGGTATCACGGCTTGATGGATCGGATCAAGCGGTGCGGATCACGCCGCCGGAATCGCGAAGCCTGGGCGACGCGAAGAAATCGACGAATCCGCAGACGTAGAGCGTCCAGATGATGCGATAGAGCTGCTGCGTCGAAATGCGCATGGTGATCGCGATGTTGCGGTATTCGACGTCGGCGACGCGAATGCTGTTCCAGATGCGATCCACGTGTGGAGCGATGCGCAGTTCGTGGACCGGAAAGAATGGAATGTCGGGCAGCCCGACATACCTCCGCTCCACATCCTCGCGGCGCTCTTCCGCGGGCAGGTAGTCGTAGTTCTTCCAGTACACGTTGAACAAGAGCCGCGGCAGACGGACATCAGACGGCCGGAAGTGCTCGCGGAGGTTCTCCACGTCGGTAAAAGTCCAGACGCCGCCGGTCCACGCCAGCAGTTCGCCGAGTTTCAGCTCAACCTGGATTTTCAGGTACTTCTTGACTTCCTGCGGCCCGAGCACGCCGATTTCGATCAACGCGTCGCCCTGCAGAATTCCCTTTGCCTTGCGCAATTCCAGCGAGCGAAGGACCTCGTCTTCCTGGATGCGCCCGACACGCTGAAGAATGCGGCCCAGGCATTCGCCGGGATTGAAGGGGCGGGACGTCACCTGAAGCAGGTCTCCGTGCTCGAAGTAGAGGCTCTTGCACCGACCACCCGTCGTCACGAAACGCAGGACCCCGCTGCGTCGTTCGTGGTGCGTTTCGCCGATGATCCTGGCAGCGTCGTCGGGCGTCCAGGGTTTGCCGATCAATTGCTCCGCGAGTTCCTCGCGCCGCGAAGGTTCGCGCACGGCGCGGACGGGCTCGGCCCGTTTCTTTCTTCGAGATTCCTCGGCGCGGGGCGCGTATGAAGGGAGTCGGATCAGGTCGAGCGCGATGAGATGCTCGACCGCGTCCTCCATGTCGCCGATCGAAACGTGCAGCGATTCTCGGATGATCCCCAGAGACGCGAGGCCGTTGACGCGCGCAAGGATGGCGGTCTGCGTCGTCGACAGCATGACGCTCAGGTCGGCGAAGTCGACGTCGGTATTGAGAGTCGGAACGCTGTCCCAGTCGCGAATCACGCCAAACTCGTCGTGCGGGCGGTTAAGAGCTTCTGAATAGCAACCGGTGCGAGGCCTGTAAAGGACCGCACCAAGTTTCCGGCATATCCCGACAGATGCATTCGCCGAGTCGTTGCGCGCCATGGGGATTCCCACTACGCTCAAAATCCCCTTTCGTTCAGGACAAGGAATGGTTCGCGAGAGAATCCAAAAGTTGTGGCGAGTCGTCTGGCATGGGTTCTGGGCCGCGTGCTATCGAGTCGTCGAGCGGCGAGCGCATCACAACAGCGTGGTCATTCGAATCGAAGGCGCTTACCCCGAGGTCGTGCCCTTCTCGGTTTGGCGATATTTCCGGCGCGATCGGCGCGATTTCGCGCGACTGGTCGAAAGCCTTCGCCTCGTCGCGGCCGATCCGAAGATCGAGACCCTGGTGATCGTCGTCTCGCACGGTCGCATGGGTCTCGCGCGGACGCAGGAGACGGCGCGACTCGTGCGGGCCGCGCGCGCGGCGGGAAAAAAGACCATCGCCGTGATCGAGTCCGGCCATACGCCGGACTACGCGATCGCCGCGCAGTGCGAACGCGTGGTCATCGTGCCCGGGGCATTGCTCTTCGTCACGGGACTCGCGTTCGAATCGCTCTTCGTCAAGGATCTTCTCGATCATCTCGACGTCGAGCCGGATCTCCTCCATGAGGGTCGCTACAAAAGCGCGGCGGAAACGCTCATGCGTTCCGGCCCCTCGCGCGATGCCGACCGCATGATGAAGGAGCTGCTTGCCGACGTTCATCGCGAGTTGATCGACCTGATCGCCGCGGGGCGCGGCGTGGACGCTGCCCGCGTGTGCGAATGGCTCGACGGCGGTCCGTACGGATCCTCCGACGCGAAGTCCGGCGGACTCGTCGACGACGTCGCTTACTGGGACGAAGTGCGTTCGGGGCTTGGCTTCGACAACGGCAAGAGGCGGTTCATCGCCTCTCATCGTCATCATCGAATCCACGCCGCCGTGGAACGTCACGAGGCGCTGGCGAAGTCCGCGCCGGTCGTTGCGGTCGTGACGGCGGCGGGTCCGATCGTGGATCGGTCCGGCCGGCAAAGCGGAGCGCAGATCACACCGAAGGCGCTCGGTCGCGTGCTGCGCGCGCTGCGACGGGACGACGACGTCAAGGCGGTGGTTCTTCGCGTGGCGTCTCCCGGCGGTTCGGGTTCGGCGAGCGATCTCATTCATCGCGAGCTGATGCGGCTGAAAAAGAAGAAGCCGCTCGTCGTATCGATGGGCGACGTGGCCGCGTCGGGCGGGTACTACCTCGCCATGGCGGGAGATGTCGTTTTCACCGAATCGGCCTCGCTCACGGGTTCGATCGGCGTCATCTCCGGAAAGGTCTCGCTGCGCGGACTGTACGACCGTATCGGCGTGAAAAAGACCGTGTATCGCGGGGGCGAGAACGCAGCGATCATGTCGGATTACGGGACGTTTTCGGACGGCGAGCGAAAACGGATGAAGGCGCTCAATCGCGAATTCTACGATTTGTTCAAGTCGCGCGTCGCGTCGTCGCGGCAGATGTCGGTCGAAGAGGTCGAGGAACGCGCGCAGGGGAGAGTCTGGAGCGGAGCGGCGGCCGTCGAGCGACACCTCGCGGATCGGATCGGCGGGCTGAACGAGGCCATCAACGAGGCGATCCTTCGCGCGAAAGCCGGTCCCCTCGCGCTGGTCGAGCACGTCCACTACGTTCGTGAGCCTTGGATGTCGTTCGGATCGCTGCCCATCGCGAGGGAAATGTCGTCGGCAGTGGCGGCGCTCGGCGATCTCGTCGGCGAGTGGTCGGCGTTGTACGAGGAACTCTCGCTCGTGCGACCGGAACCGACGTGCCTGGCAGTCTCCCGTCCGCGACCCGTCGATTCGGACGAGTGGTGAGTCGCAGGCTTTAGTCGTCGCGACCCATCCCCGAGAGCAGTACGAGCCGCACCAGTTCGATGATCGCCACCAGCGTGGCCGCGACGTAGGTCATGGCCGCCGCCGAGAGCACCTTCTTCGCGCCGCCGATTTCGCTCTCCACGAGAATGCCGGTGTCCGACAGCACGCGGATCGCACGAGCGCTGGCGTTGAATTCCACGGGCAGGGTCACGAGATGGAAGAGCACGGCGAACGCGTAGAGGACGATGCCGATCTTGAGCAGGATCGGAATCTGGAAAAGGAACCCGCCGATGACGAGCGGCCACAGCAGCGTGCTGCCGAGACTCGCCACGGGCACGAGCCGGGAGCGGATCGCCAGCGGAACGTAACCCTGCGCGTGCTGCAGGGCGTGTCCGGCTTCATGTGCGGCCACGCCGACCGCCGCGAGCGAGTTGCTGTTGCCGACGTCGGGGGACAAACGCAACACGCGGTCGCGCGGGTCGTAGTGGTCCGAGAGCTTGCCGTGGATGCCCTCGATGCGCACGTCGTGCAACCCGGCGCGGTCGAGCACCATGCGCGCCGCCTGCGCGCCGGTCAGGCCACGGGCCGACGGGACCTTGGACCACTTCTTGAAACTCGAATTGACGCTCCACTGAGCCCAAATGCCCAGGAGAATCGCGGGGATGAGCAGAACGAAGGTCGGATCGTAGAACACGGAACACTCCTTGCGGCCGGATCGCCCCGAACCGTCTGACACAAAGATAAGTCTCGCGGTTCCAAAGTCAAACCTCGAACGTAGGGAAACTGACGCGGCGTTGAAGACATGCGGGACCGCGTGCTAGTTTTCGGGCACGAGGACGCCGATGGAAACGCACGAAGCGCGATTGCGCGCGACCGAACTTCGCCACGCGATCGCCCGTCACAACGACCTGTATTACCGTCAGGACGCACCCGAAATCAGCGATGCGGAGTACGATGCGCTAATGCGAGAGCTCGCGGATCTCGAGGCGCGGTTTCCGGACATTGCCACGCCCGACTCGCCGACGAAGATCGTCGGCGCGAGGCCGTCCGAAAAGTTCGAGAAATTCACGCACGCGCTGCCCATGCTTTCGCTCGCCAACGCGATGAACGCGGGCGAGCTGCGCGAGTTCGATGCCCGGGTCCGGCGGCAATTGGATTGGGGTTCCGAAACGCCGATCGACTACGTCGCCGAACTCAAGATCGACGGATTGGCCGTGGAACTCGCCTACGAAAATCGTCGCCTCGTCGCGGGGTCCACGCGCGGCGACGGCACGATCGGCGAACTCATCACGCGAAACCTTCTCACA harbors:
- a CDS encoding PLP-dependent transferase encodes the protein MSKPKSYRFSTTCVHTGAKKDPAWGSVATPIYPTSTFAFVEPGKTTGYDYTRSGNPTRTALEENLAAIEGGALARATCTGMSAITTVLFMFRAGDHLIAGHDIYGGTFRLLSSVANRHGIDVSFVDMRDPKNVRDAIRPSTRGIWIESPSNPLLNIVDIAAVVEIARKKKLVTIADNTFCTPVLQRPLDLGVDVVVHSTTKYLNGHSDVVGGAIITRDAKRGEEIAYLTNALGTACSPFDAYLVLRGIKTLPLRMAAHQENAQAVADFLANHRKVKHVYYPGLEDHPQYDLGRRQMAGPGGMMSFDIAGGAKAADSFVRRTKLFTLAESLGGVHSLVEIPATMSHASMTAAARKAAGITPANIRLSIGIEAKEDLIADLDEALAAI
- the sppA gene encoding signal peptide peptidase SppA: MVRERIQKLWRVVWHGFWAACYRVVERRAHHNSVVIRIEGAYPEVVPFSVWRYFRRDRRDFARLVESLRLVAADPKIETLVIVVSHGRMGLARTQETARLVRAARAAGKKTIAVIESGHTPDYAIAAQCERVVIVPGALLFVTGLAFESLFVKDLLDHLDVEPDLLHEGRYKSAAETLMRSGPSRDADRMMKELLADVHRELIDLIAAGRGVDAARVCEWLDGGPYGSSDAKSGGLVDDVAYWDEVRSGLGFDNGKRRFIASHRHHRIHAAVERHEALAKSAPVVAVVTAAGPIVDRSGRQSGAQITPKALGRVLRALRRDDDVKAVVLRVASPGGSGSASDLIHRELMRLKKKKPLVVSMGDVAASGGYYLAMAGDVVFTESASLTGSIGVISGKVSLRGLYDRIGVKKTVYRGGENAAIMSDYGTFSDGERKRMKALNREFYDLFKSRVASSRQMSVEEVEERAQGRVWSGAAAVERHLADRIGGLNEAINEAILRAKAGPLALVEHVHYVREPWMSFGSLPIAREMSSAVAALGDLVGEWSALYEELSLVRPEPTCLAVSRPRPVDSDEW
- a CDS encoding zinc metallopeptidase; translation: MFYDPTFVLLIPAILLGIWAQWSVNSSFKKWSKVPSARGLTGAQAARMVLDRAGLHDVRIEGIHGKLSDHYDPRDRVLRLSPDVGNSNSLAAVGVAAHEAGHALQHAQGYVPLAIRSRLVPVASLGSTLLWPLVIGGFLFQIPILLKIGIVLYAFAVLFHLVTLPVEFNASARAIRVLSDTGILVESEIGGAKKVLSAAAMTYVAATLVAIIELVRLVLLSGMGRDD